One Desulfobulbus propionicus DSM 2032 DNA segment encodes these proteins:
- a CDS encoding DMT family transporter — MRLPLPPLAATLVGAGIISFSAVWVKLATVTPPVSAFYRVFFGFLFLLAACALRSDLRSVSGRHLGFAVLCGLFFALDLYCWHASIRYVGPGLATMLGNFQVFVLTAFGLLFLGEKIHPRFVLAVPVAVVGLSLIVGVQWEELSPSYRVGIALGLMTAVWYSGFLLILRKLQAEAPGVSFFFNLMLISGASAFFLGTHLAFVGESLAIPDRTSWLALLALGLLSQTIGWTLIANALPGMRTSLAGLVLLFQPALSFVWDVTLFARPTTLVNWIGVGITLFAIYLGIQSSRG, encoded by the coding sequence ATGCGGCTGCCTCTGCCGCCTCTTGCCGCCACCCTTGTCGGGGCTGGGATCATCTCCTTTTCCGCGGTCTGGGTAAAGCTGGCCACGGTGACGCCACCGGTATCCGCCTTTTATCGGGTTTTCTTCGGCTTCCTGTTTCTGCTGGCGGCTTGTGCCCTGCGCAGCGACCTCCGATCGGTCAGTGGCCGCCATCTGGGCTTTGCCGTGCTCTGCGGCCTATTCTTCGCTTTGGATCTTTATTGTTGGCATGCGAGTATTCGGTATGTTGGGCCGGGCTTGGCAACCATGCTGGGGAATTTCCAGGTGTTCGTGCTCACCGCCTTTGGCCTGCTTTTTCTGGGAGAAAAGATCCATCCGCGCTTTGTGCTGGCTGTACCCGTTGCCGTGGTCGGCCTGAGCCTCATCGTCGGCGTCCAATGGGAGGAACTCAGCCCCTCGTACCGTGTCGGCATTGCCCTCGGCCTGATGACCGCAGTGTGGTACAGCGGCTTTCTCCTCATCCTGCGCAAACTGCAGGCCGAAGCGCCGGGTGTTTCCTTTTTCTTCAACCTGATGCTCATTTCCGGGGCCAGTGCGTTCTTTCTCGGCACGCACTTGGCATTCGTCGGCGAATCCCTTGCCATCCCCGACCGAACCAGCTGGCTGGCCCTACTGGCGCTGGGACTGCTCAGTCAGACCATTGGCTGGACGCTGATCGCCAATGCCCTGCCCGGGATGCGCACTTCGCTCGCCGGCCTGGTGCTCCTGTTCCAGCCGGCGCTTTCCTTTGTCTGGGATGTGACCCTGTTTGCCCGGCCGACCACCCTGGTCAACTGGATCGGCGTGGGCATCACCTTGTTTGCTATTTACCTGGGCATCCAGAGCAGCCGTGGTTGA
- the hgcB gene encoding mercury methylation ferredoxin HgcB encodes MHGYRYIDDTATLEVDFDRCIGCGNCTVVCPHRIFALEGEKLKVGDRDLCMECGACARNCPVQALTVTPGVGCAVAILAAWINRLLGRKLLSGCC; translated from the coding sequence ATGCACGGCTATCGCTACATCGACGACACTGCGACCCTAGAGGTCGATTTTGATCGCTGCATTGGCTGCGGCAACTGCACCGTGGTCTGTCCACACCGCATCTTCGCGCTGGAAGGTGAAAAATTAAAGGTTGGCGATAGGGATCTGTGCATGGAGTGTGGGGCCTGCGCCCGCAACTGCCCGGTCCAGGCCCTCACCGTCACCCCAGGAGTCGGGTGCGCCGTGGCCATCCTCGCCGCCTGGATCAACCGGCTGTTGGGCCGCAAGCTCCTGTCCGGCTGCTGCTGA
- a CDS encoding YbgA family protein: protein MNDTFPRPTVLVSRCLGFAACRYDGAILKNPFVEQLQTQVEIIPVCPETDCGLGIPRAPIRLCQSEGGLVVYQPATGREVTTQLQATIDAIFKEHPQIDGAILKSKSPSCGLYDTKIYQGIDKPQFLKKAGGLFGEQVRHTFAGAAIEDEMRLTNLSLREHFLIKLFTLARFRSLNERPEMGALVAFHASHKLLFLAYNQSRFRQAGKIVANHEKRPAAEVFHLYREELRHILDAPLRISGVINTLFHAFGWISEHLGSAEKQHVINSIEEYRDERLPLQAVTRLLEAHALRFDNQYLLAQVFLRPYPRALADLSDSGRGREVR, encoded by the coding sequence ATGAACGACACCTTTCCCCGCCCCACAGTCCTGGTCAGTCGTTGTTTGGGCTTTGCCGCCTGCCGTTATGATGGCGCCATCCTCAAGAATCCCTTTGTCGAGCAGTTGCAGACCCAGGTGGAGATAATCCCGGTCTGCCCGGAAACCGACTGCGGTCTGGGCATCCCCCGGGCGCCGATCCGCCTGTGCCAGTCGGAGGGGGGGCTGGTGGTCTATCAGCCCGCCACCGGCCGGGAGGTGACCACCCAGTTGCAAGCCACCATCGACGCCATCTTCAAGGAGCATCCGCAGATCGACGGCGCCATCCTCAAGAGCAAGTCGCCGAGCTGCGGCCTTTATGATACCAAGATCTACCAGGGGATCGACAAGCCGCAGTTTCTCAAGAAAGCCGGCGGCCTGTTCGGGGAACAGGTGCGGCACACCTTTGCCGGAGCCGCGATCGAGGACGAAATGCGGCTGACCAACCTCTCCTTGCGCGAGCACTTCCTGATCAAGCTCTTCACCCTGGCGCGATTCCGCAGCTTAAACGAGCGGCCGGAGATGGGCGCGCTGGTCGCCTTCCATGCCAGCCACAAGCTGCTTTTCCTCGCCTACAACCAGAGCCGTTTTCGCCAGGCCGGCAAGATCGTGGCCAACCACGAAAAACGGCCGGCCGCCGAAGTCTTCCACCTCTACCGCGAGGAACTCCGTCATATCCTGGATGCGCCGCTGCGCATCTCCGGGGTGATCAACACCCTCTTTCATGCCTTTGGCTGGATCTCCGAACATCTCGGGTCCGCGGAAAAACAGCATGTGATCAACTCGATCGAGGAATACCGCGACGAGCGGCTACCCCTGCAGGCGGTCACCCGGCTGCTGGAGGCCCATGCCCTGCGCTTCGACAACCAGTATCTGCTGGCTCAGGTCTTTCTCCGCCCCTATCCCCGCGCCTTGGCCGACCTCAGCGATTCCGGACGCGGTCGCGAGGTCCGCTAG